The following are from one region of the Salvia splendens isolate huo1 chromosome 2, SspV2, whole genome shotgun sequence genome:
- the LOC121781688 gene encoding RNA-binding protein 24-like isoform X2 — protein sequence MTAAANIAGKFGDTTYTKVFVGGLAWETQKDTMKKYFEQFGEILEAVVITDKTTGRSKGYGFVTFREPDAAMRACVDAAPVIDGRRANCNLASLGVQRSKPSTPKHGGGRNIRVMGGFHQGGFQGAATAGGVSAAAAAAAFASAAAFPHYSIQQGIPYNLYGFSPYSAEYAYPTSYYGVYGGASAQYPLYGSGSSGLVSGAAAAAAAAYYPYLNFSEGSGGATGYTGNQGYGVQYPHHLFQYSTINSSGIYPPHYGTPVSLAPQTPLQSVCFAVPQA from the exons ATGACAGCCGCAGCAAACATCGCCGGAAAGTTCGGAGACACCACTTACACCAAGGTGTTTGTTGGCGGCTTGGCCTGGGAGACACAGAAGGATACCATGAAGAAGTACTTCGAGCAGTTCGGTGAGATTTTGGAGGCCGTCGTCATCACCGACAAGACAACCGGAAGATCCAAGGGCTACGGATTT GTGACTTTCCGGGAACCAGATGCGGCAATGAGAGCTTGTGTTGATGCAGCTCCAGTCATTGATGGAAGGAGGGCTAACTGCAATCTCGCTTCACTGGGCGTTCAGAGATCTAAGCCTTCTACTCCTAAGCATG GCGGAGGGAGGAACATAAGGGTGATGGGGGGTTTTCATCAGGGAGGATTTCAGGGAGCGGCGACCGCTGGTGGTGTGAGCGCCGCTGCAGCGGCGGCTGCATTCGCTTCCGCTGCAGCCTTCCCTCATTATTCCATTCAACAAGGCATTCCTTACAATCTCTATGG GTTCTCTCCATACTCGGCTGAATATGCTTACCCCACG AGCTACTATGGTGTGTATGGAGGAGCAAGTGCACAGTATCCACTGTATGGATCTGGGAGCAGCGGGCTTGTCTCAGGTGCCGCTGCAGCTGCGGCTGCAGCCTACTACCCTTATTTGAACTTCAGCGAGGGGAGCGGAGGAGCAACGGGATACACTGGAAACCAAGGGTACGGCGTTCAGTATCCCCACCACCTATTCCAGTATTCAACGATCAACTCAAGTGGCATTTACCCGCCACATTATGGAACGCCTGTATCCCTTGCGCCACAAACTCCACTTCAATCAG TCTGCTTTGCTGTGCCGCAGGCGTGA
- the LOC121781764 gene encoding RING-H2 finger protein ATL58-like has translation MSLSVKNSISDQEIGSNGSNCCSNGSSQLKIYQTFIFSVPIFFTFILLFLFYWFYLRRRRADWSSLRMRANNSVLMSEIGDDLSRCELGLKKELREMLPVIVFNQSFSVKDTQCSVCLGEYQAEDKLQQIPSCEHTFHMDCIDLWLTTHTTCPLCRHSLLASTKPPPDTQPSDEDPETSDEEATANEDPQTSEPSSEGDGEGDASIARDQDTGHGDEEGERETVK, from the exons ATGTCGCTAAGTGTGAAGAACAGCATTTCAGATCAAGAAATAGGCAGCAATGGTAGCAATTGTTGCTCGAATGGCTCTTCGCAGTTGAAAATCTACCAGACTTTCATCTTCTCAGTCCCaattttcttcacttttataCTTTTATTCTTGTTTTATTGGTTCTATCTGCGGCGGCGAAGGGCGGACTGGTCTTCTCTCAGAATGAGGGCTAATAATTCTGTCCTTATGTCTGAAATCGGCGATGATCTCTCCAGG TGTGAGCTTGGGCTAAAGAAGGAGCTGAGGGAGATGCTGCCTGTTATTGTCTTTAATCAGAGCTTTTCTGTCAAAGACACACA ATGCTCAGTGTGCCTAGGGGAGTACCAGGCCGAGGATAAGTTACAGCAGATACCGAGCTGTGAGCACACGTTTCACATGGACTGCATCGATCTCTGGCTAACCACACATACCACTTGCCCACTATGCCGCCACTCCCTTCTTGCTTCGACTAAACCTCCCCCGGATACCCAACCGTCTGACGAAGATCCTGAAACTAGTGATGAAGAAGCCACCGCTAATGAAGATCCTCAAACTAGTGAACCGTCTTCGGAGGGTGATGGAGAAGGGGATGCTTCCATCGCAAGGGATCAAGATACCGGGCATGGTGATGAAGAAGGTGAAAGGGAGACTGTGAAATGA
- the LOC121781773 gene encoding uncharacterized protein LOC121781773, producing the protein MAKRFGCGFLVSWLRRKIVDPLHQILRRGAEPKQLAFSAALGITLGIFPICGVTVFLCGLAIAVLGSHCHAPTVMLTNFIATPIELSLMIPFLRFGEFITGGPPFALTSDALKKVITGKASWEVLHSIFITGGPPFALTNQDV; encoded by the exons ATGGCGAAACGCTTTGGATGTGGATTTTTGGTCTCGTGGCTCCGTAGAAAAATTGTGGACCCTCTTCACCAAATCCTTCGCCG GGGAGCCGAGCCCAAGCAGCTCGCATTCTCAGCTGCGCTGGGAATCACTCTAGGGATCTTTCCCATCTGTG GGGTTACTGTGTTTTTATGCGGGTTAGCTATTGCGGTGCTTGGATCCCATTGCCATGCTCCAACTGTAATGCTGACTAACTTTATTGCTACTCCTATTGAGTTGAG TTTGATGATCCCCTTTCTACGATTTGGTGAATTCATTACTGGTGGACCTCCTTTCGCTTTAACTTCTGATGCTCTTAAGAAAGTCATCACCGGAAAAGCTTCATGGGAAGTCCTGCATAGCATTTTCATTACTGGTGGACCTCCTTTCGCTTTAACGAATCAGGACGTATGA
- the LOC121781726 gene encoding glycerophosphodiester phosphodiesterase GDPD4-like isoform X2 has protein sequence MAALISRWDRQQQRLRVQRGTNFARKLGLFSSRKKLFRFLLISLAIFAIAPPLYFHFSLRRFRQMQLRKCSWMSSPPLVCAHGGDSTKAFPNTMDAYRIALSSQADCIEIDVSRSSDGLLLALHDRDLQRLSGNTSSKVGYLSRKEIADLGSEHHQSLEFSDLNIPTIEDALRLVSGSVKQVILDAKVGPPLYEKGLAKDILSVVERTNCKNCVVWAKSDSLARELIRLSNDTMVGYIVMMDPSNGTRMQLLRMRGAGVVGVYHPLIDEKLVKILHERKKKVFAWTVDEESSMQKMLLERVDAVITGNPSLLLQVMQDRRKQCFKEGFSFTS, from the exons ATGGCGGCCCTAATCTCACGATGGGATCGGCAACAGCAGCGGCTCCGCGTCCAAAGAGGCACCAATTTTGCACGAAAACTTGGTCTCTTTTCATCGAGGAAGAAACTCTTTAGGTTCCTATTAATTTCCCTCGCCATTTTTGCAATTGCTCCCCCTCTCTACTTCCATTTCAGCCTCCGCCGCTTCCGTCAG ATGCAATTACGAAAGTGCAGTTGGATGTCGAGTCCACCTTTAGTGTGTGCTCATGGAGGTGACTCAACCAAGGCTTTTCCCAACACC ATGGATGCTTATAGAATTGCTTTAAGCTCTCAAGCAGATTGTATTGAGATTGATGTATCTCGTTCTTCAGATGGATTATTGTTAGCTCTTCATGATAG GGATCTGCAGCGACTATCTGGAAATACTTCTTCTAAAGTTGGTTATTTGAGCAGGAAAGAG ATTGCAGATCTGGGTTCCGAACATCACCAATCCTTGGAGTTCAGTGATTTAAACATCCCAACCATTGAAGACGCATTAAGG TTAGTATCAGGTTCAGTTAAGCAGGTGATTCTCGATGCTAAAGTTGGGCCTCCACTATATGAGAAAGGACTAGCAAAAGATATCCTTTCTGTT GTAGAAAGAACCAATTGCAAGAACTGCGTTGTCTGGGCGAAAAGTGACAGCCTGGCAAGGGAACTGATTAGATTATCCAATGATACAATG GTGGGATACATTGTAATGATGGATCCATCAAATGGAACTAGGATGCAGTTGTTGAGGATGAGAGGCGCTGGGGTGGTTGGCGTCTACCACCCATTAATCGATGAGAAACTTGTGAAAATCCTCCATGA gaggaagaagaaggttTTCGCGTGGACAGTTGATGAGGAGTCGTCGATGCAGAAAATGTTGCTGGAACGTGTAGATGCAGTGATAACGGGCAATCCTTCTCTGCTTCTGCAAGTTATGCAAGATCGCAGGAAGCAATGCTTCAAGGAAGGCTTTTCTTTCACTTCTTAG
- the LOC121781701 gene encoding probable sucrose-phosphate synthase 4 gives MQYSNNIFGFIRMVLLLLFQTQTFLNKEMVNMGENEWVNGYLEAILDVGSARNGKRDAEGRGRSQKKSFSNSVRSKLDEEMLKFDKIEIERHKIFTPTRYFVEQVVIGFDEADLHRTWTKMIATRNSRHRNNRLENMCWRIWHLARRKKQMARDAAQKLVQRRFDREKARSDAAHDLSDLSEGERDKGESNQTGLITNMPRISSDAQLWPYDKSRQLYIVLISLHGLVRGENMELGRDSDTGGQVKYVVELARALANMEGIHRVDLLTRQITSPEVDSTYSEPIEMLSCSSDGFDSCGAYLVRIPCGPSDKYIPKESLWPYIGEFVDGALSHIVNMARALGEQVNSGKPAWPYVIHGHYADAGEVAARLSAVLNVPMVLTGHSLGRNKLEQLLKQGRLSREDIDSSYNIIRRIEAEELGLDSAEIVVTSTKQEIEEQWGLYDGFDLQLERKLRIRRRRGVSCLGRYMPRMVVIQPGMDFSSVAEELSLDSKGDLKSMIGADKKRPMPPIWSEIVRFFTNPHKPMILALSRPDPKKNITTLLKAFGECQPLRELANLTLILGNRDNIEEMSNSSSSVLTTVLKLVDKYDLYGQVAYPKHHKQPEVPEIYRLAAKTKGVFINPALVEPFGLTLIEAAAYGLPIVATKNGGPVDILKALNNGLLVDPHDENAISDALLKLVADKNLWKECRRNGLKNIHKFSWLEHCRNYLSQVEHCRNYHPTNHLSVMPIPEEPLSESLRGIEDLSLKFSIDVDVKANGEPDDETSNQQKIIDFILQQKATSVGKSVNIYCPGRRKRLCAIAVDSYNSNGGPAEELPLIIKNVIQVSESKCMGIGFVLLTGMSLQETKEMLGSEVKLEVFDALVCSSGSEMCYPWRDLVSDQDYESHIEYRWPGENVKAIVTRLASVENDDVQLSRCGSRCYSYSIKPKAKVHKIDDLRQRLCMRGLRCNMVYTHAASKLNVIPLFASRAQALRYLSVRWTVDMEKVILFMGERGDTDHEDLLGGLHKTVILRDSVVYESEINVHSEDSMSISRDNKRVTLAEGFEVQHISKALDFFHYPI, from the exons ATGCAATATTCGAACAATATCTTTGGCTTTATAAGGATGGTCCTGCTTCTTCTCTTTCAAACCCAAACTTTTCTAAACAAAGAGATGGTGAACATGGGAGAGAACGAGTGGGTTAACGGGTATTTGGAGGCGATATTGGACGTTGGAAGTGCACGGAATGGGAAGAGGGATGCAGAGGGCCGAGGAAGAAGCCAAAAGAAGAGCTTTAGCAACAGTGTAAGGAGTAAGCTTGATGAGGAGATGTTGAAGTTCGACAAGATAGAAATCGAGAGGCATAAGATATTCACTCCTACTAGGTACTTTGTTGAACAAGTTGTCATTGGCTTTGATGAGGCCGATCTCCATAGAACATGGACCAAG ATGATAGCTACTAGGAATTCTCGTCATCGCAACAACAGGCTTGAGAATATGTGTTGGCGTATTTGGCATCTCGCCCGCAGAAAGAAGCAG ATGGCAAGGGATGCAGCACAAAAACTAGTGCAACGGAGATTTGATAGAGAGAAAGCGCGTAGTGATGCTGCACATGATCTTTCTGATCTGTCTGAGGGCGAGAGGGACAAAGGAGAGTCTAATCAAACTGGCTTAATCACAAACATGCCAAGAATAAGTTCGGATGCTCAGCTTTGGCCATATGACAAATCCCGACAACTCTATATTGTTCTTATAAG TCTTCATGGCCTGGTTCGCGGAGAAAATATGGAGCTTGGACGAGACTCTGATACTGGTGGTCAG GTTAAGTATGTGGTGGAATTAGCTCGAGCTTTGGCCAACATGGAAGGGATACACAGAGTGGATCTTCTCACGAGACAGATTACTTCACCCGAGGTTGACTCCACCTATAGTGAACCTATTGAGATGCTTTCATGCTCCTCTGATGGATTTGATAGCTGTGGGGCCTACCTTGTCCGAATCCCTTGTGGCCCGTCTGATAA ATACATACCAAAAGAGTCTCTATGGCCTTACATAGGTGAGTTTGTTGATGGAGCTCTCAGCCATATCGTCAACATGGCAAGAGCTTTGGGAGAGCAAGTCAACTCTGGAAAACCGGCATGGCCTTATGTTATCCACGGCCACTATGCAGATGCAGGCGAAGTTGCAGCGCGCTTGTCTGCTGTCCTAAATGTGCCAATGGTGTTAACGGGGCACTCCCTGGGTAGGAATAAGTTGGAGCAGCTACTCAAACAAGGCAGGCTCTCTAGGGAGGACATCGACAGCTCCTACAATATAATAAGGAGGATCGAGGCTGAGGAGTTGGGGTTGGATTCGGCCGAGATAGTAGTGACAAGCACCAAGCAAGAGATTGAAGAGCAGTGGGGTTTGTATGATGGATTTGATCTACAGTTGGAGAGGAAGCTGAGGATAAGGAGACGGAGAGGAGTGAGCTGCCTCGGAAGATACATGCCAAGGATGGTG GTTATACAACCAGGTATGGACTTCAGCAGTGTGGCGGAGGAACTATCATTAGACAGTAAAGGAGATCTCAAATCAATGATTGGTGCTGACAAGAAACGTCCAATGCCTCCGATATGGTCAGAG ATTGTGCGTTTTTTCACCAATCCTCACAAGCCTATGATCCTAGCATTGTCCCGCCCAGATCCAAAGAAAAACATAACAACTCTACTCAAGGCTTTTGGAGAATGCCAGCCCCTTCGAGAACTGGCAAACTTG ACACTAATATTAGGAAACAGAGACAACATTGAGGAAATGTCCAACAGCAGCTCATCCGTTCTTACAACAGTACTCAAGCTTGTTGACAAGTACGATTTGTATGGTCAGGTAGCTTATCCAAAGCATCACAAGCAACCTGAAGTTCCCGAAATATATCGCCTGGCAGCCAAAACCAAG GGCGTTTTCATCAATCCAGCTCTAGTCGAACCATTTGGTCTCACTCTTATAGAG GCTGCTGCTTATGGACTACCCATTGTTGCCACAAAAAATGGTGGACCTGTTGACATATTAAAG GCACTCAATAACGGTCTGCTTGTCGATCCACATGATGAGAATGCCATCTCAGATGCTCTTCTAAAGCTCGTTGCTGACAAGAACCTCTGGAAAGAATGTCGGAGGAATGGCCTGAAAAATATTCACAAGTTCTCATGGCTGGAGCACTGTCGTAACTACCTCTCACAAGTTGAGCATTGCAGAAACTACCACCCGACAAATCATCTTTCTGTCATGCCGATTCCAGAGGAACCACTGAGTGAATCACTCCGAGGCATTGAAGACCTATCTCTGAAGTTCTCTATTGATGTGGATGTAAAGGCTAATGGGGAACCTGATGATGAAACTAGCAACCAGCAGAAAATCATTGATTTTATTCTACAGCAAAAGGCAACTTCTGTTGGAAAATCAGTAAATATTTACTGTCCCGGGAGAAGGAAACGGTTGTGTGCGATAGCCGTTGACAGTTATAACAGTAACGGAGGCCCTGCTGAGGAACTGCCATTGATTATCAAGAATGTTATTCAGGTCTCGGAATCAAAGTGCATGGGGATAGGCTTTGTACTATTGACAGGTATGAGTTTGCAGGAGACGAAGGAAATGTTGGGGAGTGAGGTAAAGCTAGAAGTCTTCGATGCACTGGTTTGTAGCAGTGGAAGTGAAATGTGTTATCCTTGGAGAGATTTGGTTTCAGACCAAGACTATGAATCCCACATTGAGTACCGTTGGCCAGGTGAGAATGTGAAAGCAATAGTAACGAGGCTTGCCAGTGTAGAGAATGATGATGTGCAGCTCAGTCGATGTGGCTCACGATGCTACTCATATAGCATCAAACCGAAAGCAAAG GTTCATAAAATAGATGATCTAAGACAGAGGCTATGTATGAGAGGCCTAAGGTGCAACATGGTCTATACTCATGCTGCATCGAAATTGAATGTTATACCGTTGTTTGCATCAAGAGCTCAAGCACTAAG ATATTTATCTGTGAGATGGACTGTAGATATGGAAAAAGTGATTCTATTCATGGGGGAAAGAGGGGACACGGACCATGAAGATTTACTCGGAGGTCTTCACAAAACTGTTATCCTCAGAGATTCTGTTGTTTATGAAAGTGAGATTAATGTGCATAGTGAGGACAGCATGTCCATCTCTCGGGATAACAAAAGAGTAACTCTGGCAGAGGGCTTTGAAGTTCAACACATTTCCAAAGCCTTGGATTTTTTTCATTATCCGATCTGA
- the LOC121781743 gene encoding uncharacterized protein LOC121781743 isoform X2 yields the protein MEELFQYMKTLRSHINDVADHAAKMSVEEHMQSTTIENLQKDLDSVRNNTKQVKEEADRIARAKGEICLKILEKQRKIASLGADFYTLCKTLELMQQERLSLSAKLVDRSAHYKNLTEDLSGQLYEQQKWVKTQNVGSTTRDDLVNENNDGIKDFPDGVDQSIMKDFQAAKAKFDEIKQLKSNLVLENTKLKQSVELVKAKMTDFKVTSART from the exons ATGGAGGAATTGTTTCAGTACATGAAGACGCTGCGCTCTCATATCAACG ATGTGGCGGATCACGCAGCTAAAATGTCAGTGGAAGAGCATATGCAGAGCACTACTATTGAGAATCTCCAAAAGGATCTCGATTCAG TGAGGAATAATACTAAGCAAGTCAAGGAAGAAGCTGATCGGATAGCTAGAGCCAAGGGGGAGATCTGCTTGAAGATTCTGGAAAAACAGAGGAAAATTGCTTCTCTTGGAGCTGATTTTTACACTCTATGTAAG ACTTTGGAGCTAATGCAGCAGGAAAGACTGAGCCTCTCAGCTAAACTTGTGGACCGAAG TGCACACTATAAGAATCTTACTGAGGATCTCAGTGGACAGCTATATGAACAACAG AAGTGGGTCAAAACTCAAAATGTTGGCTCAACAACCAGAGATGACTTG GTAAATGAAAATAACGATGGAATAAAAG ATTTCCCTGATGGTGTGGACCAAAGCATTATGAAGGATTTTCAAGCTGCTAAGGCTaagtttgatgaaataaagcAGCTAAAATCAAATCTTGTTTTGGAGAATACTAAG CTGAAGCAGTCTGTTGAACTAGTGAAGGCTAAAATGACGGACTTTAAGGTGACTTCCG CCAGAACTTAG
- the LOC121781688 gene encoding RNA-binding protein 24-like isoform X1, with protein MTAAANIAGKFGDTTYTKVFVGGLAWETQKDTMKKYFEQFGEILEAVVITDKTTGRSKGYGFVTFREPDAAMRACVDAAPVIDGRRANCNLASLGVQRSKPSTPKHGGGRNIRVMGGFHQGGFQGAATAGGVSAAAAAAAFASAAAFPHYSIQQGIPYNLYGFSPYSAEYAYPTSYYGVYGGASAQYPLYGSGSSGLVSGAAAAAAAAYYPYLNFSEGSGGATGYTGNQGYGVQYPHHLFQYSTINSSGIYPPHYGTPVSLAPQTPLQSGVTVSLHAPIPHR; from the exons ATGACAGCCGCAGCAAACATCGCCGGAAAGTTCGGAGACACCACTTACACCAAGGTGTTTGTTGGCGGCTTGGCCTGGGAGACACAGAAGGATACCATGAAGAAGTACTTCGAGCAGTTCGGTGAGATTTTGGAGGCCGTCGTCATCACCGACAAGACAACCGGAAGATCCAAGGGCTACGGATTT GTGACTTTCCGGGAACCAGATGCGGCAATGAGAGCTTGTGTTGATGCAGCTCCAGTCATTGATGGAAGGAGGGCTAACTGCAATCTCGCTTCACTGGGCGTTCAGAGATCTAAGCCTTCTACTCCTAAGCATG GCGGAGGGAGGAACATAAGGGTGATGGGGGGTTTTCATCAGGGAGGATTTCAGGGAGCGGCGACCGCTGGTGGTGTGAGCGCCGCTGCAGCGGCGGCTGCATTCGCTTCCGCTGCAGCCTTCCCTCATTATTCCATTCAACAAGGCATTCCTTACAATCTCTATGG GTTCTCTCCATACTCGGCTGAATATGCTTACCCCACG AGCTACTATGGTGTGTATGGAGGAGCAAGTGCACAGTATCCACTGTATGGATCTGGGAGCAGCGGGCTTGTCTCAGGTGCCGCTGCAGCTGCGGCTGCAGCCTACTACCCTTATTTGAACTTCAGCGAGGGGAGCGGAGGAGCAACGGGATACACTGGAAACCAAGGGTACGGCGTTCAGTATCCCCACCACCTATTCCAGTATTCAACGATCAACTCAAGTGGCATTTACCCGCCACATTATGGAACGCCTGTATCCCTTGCGCCACAAACTCCACTTCAATCAG GCGTGACCGTGAGTCTGCACGCACCAATACCTCATCGTTGA
- the LOC121781726 gene encoding glycerophosphodiester phosphodiesterase GDPD4-like isoform X1: protein MAALISRWDRQQQRLRVQRGTNFARKLGLFSSRKKLFRFLLISLAIFAIAPPLYFHFSLRRFRQMQLRKCSWMSSPPLVCAHGECTPATSFPSYGLHLVGRVLCVEIYGHFSLLKLNFKMDAYRIALSSQADCIEIDVSRSSDGLLLALHDRDLQRLSGNTSSKVGYLSRKEIADLGSEHHQSLEFSDLNIPTIEDALRLVSGSVKQVILDAKVGPPLYEKGLAKDILSVVERTNCKNCVVWAKSDSLARELIRLSNDTMVGYIVMMDPSNGTRMQLLRMRGAGVVGVYHPLIDEKLVKILHERKKKVFAWTVDEESSMQKMLLERVDAVITGNPSLLLQVMQDRRKQCFKEGFSFTS, encoded by the exons ATGGCGGCCCTAATCTCACGATGGGATCGGCAACAGCAGCGGCTCCGCGTCCAAAGAGGCACCAATTTTGCACGAAAACTTGGTCTCTTTTCATCGAGGAAGAAACTCTTTAGGTTCCTATTAATTTCCCTCGCCATTTTTGCAATTGCTCCCCCTCTCTACTTCCATTTCAGCCTCCGCCGCTTCCGTCAG ATGCAATTACGAAAGTGCAGTTGGATGTCGAGTCCACCTTTAGTGTGTGCTCATGGAG AATGCACACCAGCAACTTCCTTCCCTAGTTATGGACTGCATCTTGTAGGGCGGGTTCTGTGTGTTGAAATTTATGGACACTTTAGCCTTTTGAAGTTAAATTTTAAG ATGGATGCTTATAGAATTGCTTTAAGCTCTCAAGCAGATTGTATTGAGATTGATGTATCTCGTTCTTCAGATGGATTATTGTTAGCTCTTCATGATAG GGATCTGCAGCGACTATCTGGAAATACTTCTTCTAAAGTTGGTTATTTGAGCAGGAAAGAG ATTGCAGATCTGGGTTCCGAACATCACCAATCCTTGGAGTTCAGTGATTTAAACATCCCAACCATTGAAGACGCATTAAGG TTAGTATCAGGTTCAGTTAAGCAGGTGATTCTCGATGCTAAAGTTGGGCCTCCACTATATGAGAAAGGACTAGCAAAAGATATCCTTTCTGTT GTAGAAAGAACCAATTGCAAGAACTGCGTTGTCTGGGCGAAAAGTGACAGCCTGGCAAGGGAACTGATTAGATTATCCAATGATACAATG GTGGGATACATTGTAATGATGGATCCATCAAATGGAACTAGGATGCAGTTGTTGAGGATGAGAGGCGCTGGGGTGGTTGGCGTCTACCACCCATTAATCGATGAGAAACTTGTGAAAATCCTCCATGA gaggaagaagaaggttTTCGCGTGGACAGTTGATGAGGAGTCGTCGATGCAGAAAATGTTGCTGGAACGTGTAGATGCAGTGATAACGGGCAATCCTTCTCTGCTTCTGCAAGTTATGCAAGATCGCAGGAAGCAATGCTTCAAGGAAGGCTTTTCTTTCACTTCTTAG
- the LOC121781743 gene encoding tropomyosin-like isoform X1 yields the protein MEELFQYMKTLRSHINDVADHAAKMSVEEHMQSTTIENLQKDLDSVRNNTKQVKEEADRIARAKGEICLKILEKQRKIASLGADFYTLCKTLELMQQERLSLSAKLVDRSAHYKNLTEDLSGQLYEQQKWVKTQNVGSTTRDDLVNENNDGIKDFPDGVDQSIMKDFQAAKAKFDEIKQLKSNLVLENTKLKQSVELVKAKMTDFKPELRDMSEKSLEEEIQALLSDKSGEAEYVQSLELQIMRLKEISHKVRCSCGEEYNVKLD from the exons ATGGAGGAATTGTTTCAGTACATGAAGACGCTGCGCTCTCATATCAACG ATGTGGCGGATCACGCAGCTAAAATGTCAGTGGAAGAGCATATGCAGAGCACTACTATTGAGAATCTCCAAAAGGATCTCGATTCAG TGAGGAATAATACTAAGCAAGTCAAGGAAGAAGCTGATCGGATAGCTAGAGCCAAGGGGGAGATCTGCTTGAAGATTCTGGAAAAACAGAGGAAAATTGCTTCTCTTGGAGCTGATTTTTACACTCTATGTAAG ACTTTGGAGCTAATGCAGCAGGAAAGACTGAGCCTCTCAGCTAAACTTGTGGACCGAAG TGCACACTATAAGAATCTTACTGAGGATCTCAGTGGACAGCTATATGAACAACAG AAGTGGGTCAAAACTCAAAATGTTGGCTCAACAACCAGAGATGACTTG GTAAATGAAAATAACGATGGAATAAAAG ATTTCCCTGATGGTGTGGACCAAAGCATTATGAAGGATTTTCAAGCTGCTAAGGCTaagtttgatgaaataaagcAGCTAAAATCAAATCTTGTTTTGGAGAATACTAAG CTGAAGCAGTCTGTTGAACTAGTGAAGGCTAAAATGACGGACTTTAAG CCAGAACTTAGGGACATGAGTGAGAAAAGCTTGGAAGAGGAGATTCAGGCACTCTTATCCGATAAATCTGGAGAAGCTGAGTACGTGCAATCCCTTGAACTTCAGATTATGAGATTGAAA GAAATCTCACACAAAGTAAGGTGCTCATGTGGTGAGGAATACAACGTTAAGCTGGATTAA
- the LOC121759016 gene encoding single-stranded DNA-binding protein WHY2, mitochondrial-like has protein sequence MLKLSRQLLRSSSATQAWMSTATANFEPGARIFAPYSIYKGKAALSADPLLPKFTKLETGDYRVERRGVIMLTFWPSIGERKYDWEKRQKFALSATEVGSLINLGPKDSCEFFHDPSMLSSNAGQVRKSLSIKAHADGSGYFVSLSVVNNTVNTNDRFVVPVTAAEFAVMRTAFSFALPHIMGWDKTVAKLPFSGNPQGSGSSVGMVVRQAQTSEWDR, from the exons ATGTTGAAGCTGTCAAGGCAGCTCCTGCGCTCCTCAAG TGCTACCCAGGCATGGATGTCTACTGCCACGGCGAATTTCGAGCCCGGTG CTAGAATATTTGCACCTTATTCAATTTACAAGGGTAAAGCTGCACTGTCAGCTGATCCCCTTCTACCCAAGTTTACTAAATTGGAA ACTGGGGATTACAGAGTTGAACGCCGTGGTGTCATCATGTTAACATTTTGGCCCTCAATTGGTGAACGCAAATATGATTGGGAGAAAAGGCAG AAATTTGCTCTGTCCGCCACGGAAGTTGGGTCCCTGATCAATTTGGGTCCAAAAGATTCATGTGAATTCTTCCATGACCCATCAATGCTATCAAG TAATGCAGGTCAAGTTAGAAAGAGTCTATCAATTAAAGCACATGCTGATGGTAGTGGTTACTTTGTTTCTCTGA GTGTTGTCAACAATACTGTCAACACAAATGATCGGTTTGTTGTTCCTGTCACTGCAGCTGAGTTTGCTGTCATGCGGACTGCTTTCTCT TTTGCTTTGCCTCACATCATGGGCTGGGACAAAACTGTGGCAAAGCTCCCTTTTAGCGGTAACCCTCAAGGTTCAGGTTCGAGTGTGGGTATGGTGGTCCGTCAAGCTCAGACCTCCGAGTGGGATCGATAG